A genomic region of Trifolium pratense cultivar HEN17-A07 linkage group LG3, ARS_RC_1.1, whole genome shotgun sequence contains the following coding sequences:
- the LOC123918460 gene encoding endoglucanase 12-like, giving the protein MHSRNQWGGSFELTNCNEVASDYETSRIGDQWDRAALLSPASDTMDSTVQSWILERPITKKKTKYVDIGCMKLSYKALKWIFGIIFVVFCVIGLPIIVAKNLPKHHSRPITPDNYTLALHKALLFFNAQKSGELPKSNGIPWRGNSGLQDGKDTTDDKKGLVGGYYDAGDNIKFHFPMSFAMTMLSWSVLEYKQKYMAINEYDHARELIRWGTDYLLLTFNSSASKINKIYAQVGGSLNGSKTPDDHYCWQKPEDMDYPRPTTTIFEGPDLAGEMAAALASIVFQDDTTYSKKLLKGAETVFAFARDFGKRSTYSRGKPNIEPFYNSSGYFDEYMWGGAWLFYATGNSTYISLATDPNVPKHSNAFYMIHDLSVLSWDNKLPAAMLLLTRFRMFLSPGYPYEEMLSMYHNVTSLTMCSYLQQFKVFNLTRGGLIQLNQGRPQSLQYAVNAAFLASLFADYMEAKGVPGWNCGPNYVSRSVLKAFATSQIEYIMGKNPMNMSYIVGYGNKFPRHVHHRGASTPNDHKHYSCTGGWKWRDTDNRNPHNITGAMVGGPNNFDQFHDSRTNYNYTEPTLAGNAGLVAALISLTSIEGTSGVDINTIFEAIPPFGPQNPPPPPPWKP; this is encoded by the exons ATGCATTCAAGGAATCAATGGGGAGGATCATTTGAGTTGACAAATTGTAATGAAGTGGCGTCTGACTATGAGACGAGCCGCATAGGAGATCAATGGGACAGGGCGGCGTTGCTCAGTCCGGCAAGCGACACAATGGATTCGACGGTACAAAGTTGGATTCTTGAAAGGCCAATTACTAAGAAGAAAACTAAGTATGTGGATATTGGATGCATGAAGTTGAGTTACAAGGCATTGAAATGGATTTTTGGTATAATCTTTGTGGTATTTTGTGTAATTGGGCTTCCCATCATAGTTGCAAAGAATTTGCCCAAACATCATTCTCGACCTATAACACCTGATAATTACACTCTTGCCCTCCATAAAGCGTTACTCTTCTTCAATGCTCAGAAAT CCGGGGAATTACCAAAGAGCAATGGCATTCCATGGAGAGGAAACTCAGGATTACAAGATGGAAAAGACACTACTGATGATAAAAAAGGACTTGTTGGTGGTTATTATGATGCAGGAGACAATATAAAGTTCCATTTTCCAATGTCTTTTGCTATGACAATGCTAAGTTGGAGTGTGcttgaatataagcaaaaatacatGGCAATTAATGAGTATGATCATGCTAGAGAACTCATTAGGTGGGGTACTGATTACTTGCTTTTAACCTTCAACAGTTCTGCttccaaaatcaacaaaatttatgCTCAG GTTGGTGGATCTCTAAATGGTTCTAAAACACCAGATGATCATTACTGTTGGCAAAAACCAGAAGACATGGACTATCCACGCCCAACGACAACTATATTCGAAGGACCTGATCTTGCGGGAGAAATGGCAGCAGCATTAGCATCCATAGTATTCCAAGACGACACCACATATTCCAAAAAACTACTCAAGGGAGCTGAAACGGTCTTTGCATTTGCACGAGACTTTGGTAAAAGATCGACATATAGTCGCGGAAAGCCTAACATCGAACCTTTTTATAACTCATCTGGTTACTTTGATGAGTACATGTGGGGTGGTGCTTGGTTGTTTTATGCAACTGGAAATAGTACCTACATTTCATTGGCAACTGATCCTAATGTGCCTAAGCATTCCAATGCATTTTATATGATTCATGATTTGAGTGTTCTGAGCTGGGATAATAAGTTACCTGCTGCTATGTTGTTGTTGACAAGGTTTAGGATGTTTCTTAGTCCTGGTTACCCTTATGAGGAAATGCTTAGTATGTACCATAATGTTACTAGTCTTACCATGTGCTCTTATCTTCAACAATTCAAGGTCTTTAACTTGACTAGAg GAGGATTGATACAATTGAACCAAGGAAGACCACAATCTCTTCAATATGCTGTCAATGCTGCATTTTTGGCATCTCTTTTTGCTGATTATATGGAAGCCAAAGGTGTTCCTGGATGGAATTGTGGTCCTAATTACGTTTCAAGATCTGTTCTGAAGGCATTTGCAACCTCTCAG ATTGAATACATAATGGGTAAAAATCCAATGAATATGAGCTACATAGTAGGATATGGCAATAAATTTCCAAGACATGTTCATCATAGAGGTGCATCAACTCCAAATGATCACAAGCATTACTCATGCACTGGTGGTTGGAAGTGGCGCGACACAGATAACAGAAATCCTCACAACATTACAGGAGCAATGGTTGGAGGACCAAATAATTTTGACCAATTCCATGATTCAAGGACTAATTACAACTATACTGAACCAACTTTAGCTGGTAATGCAGGATTAGTAGCTGCTTTAATTTCCTTAACAAGTATTGAAGGTACTAGTGGTGTTgatattaatacaatttttgaAGCTATTCCACCATTTGGGCCACAAAAtccacctccaccaccaccttGGAAACCATGA
- the LOC123914929 gene encoding uncharacterized protein LOC123914929, with the protein MWISIDGIVLIHVKNLQWKFRGNQTVMVNKQPVQVFYDVHDWLFSVSGSGPGPGVFIFKPGPTEVEIDDKGVEGCESDDGSATSGYYSTKSYTPFESSLVLCAYKLE; encoded by the coding sequence ATGTGGATTAGTATTGATGGAATTGTTTTGATTCATGTTAAGAATTTGCAGTGGAAATTTAGAGGGAATCAAACTGTTATGGTTAATAAACAACCTGTGCAAGTGTTTTATGATGTTCATGATTGGTTGTTTAGTGTTTCTGGATCTGGGCCTGGGCCTGGTGTTTTTATCTTCAAACCTGGGCCCACTGAAGTTGAGATTGATGATAAAGGTGTTGAAGGTTGTGAAAGTGATGATGGTAGTGCTACTAGTGGTTATTACTCAACTAAAAGTTATACTCCTTTTGAGTCTTCCCTTGTACTTTGTGCCTATAAACTTGAGTAA